The Caulifigura coniformis genome includes a region encoding these proteins:
- a CDS encoding type II secretion system F family protein, producing MPEFTYVARELSGKQTTGLVTAQSQQEALSQLSSRQLFPLKIEMAEASKQQLKDVSRRVRPRHLSVFYSQLADLLKSGVPLLKSLELLERQSNSPALTAVLSEIRAEVADGTRLNEAMRRHPRAFNDLVVSMVRAGEEGGFLEDVLKRVAAFTDHQEELKGRVIGAMVYPMFLMGFGGIVVAVLMVYFVPKFEPIFGRMAETGDLPWATTALMAMSHFAQSYWFIAIVAIGGAGYFAKQWIESKEGREKVDRLRIRIIGVGRIVRSLAIARFCRVLGTLLHNGVPLLQSLRIAKDATGNIVISEAVSEAADHITSGKSLARPLMAGGQFPKEIVEMIAVGEEANNLENVLIDIAESLERRTNREVEMVVRLLEPMLLLVMAAVVLFVVIAILLPILNTSQIVS from the coding sequence ATGCCCGAATTCACCTACGTCGCCCGCGAACTGTCGGGAAAGCAGACGACGGGTCTGGTGACGGCCCAATCGCAGCAGGAGGCGCTGAGCCAGCTTTCGAGCCGGCAGCTGTTTCCGCTGAAGATCGAGATGGCGGAGGCGTCGAAGCAGCAGCTGAAGGACGTGAGTCGGCGGGTTCGTCCGCGGCATCTGTCGGTGTTCTACTCCCAGTTGGCCGACCTGCTGAAATCGGGCGTGCCGCTGCTGAAGTCGCTGGAGCTTCTCGAGCGGCAGTCGAACTCTCCGGCGCTGACGGCCGTTCTCAGCGAGATTCGGGCGGAGGTGGCGGACGGCACGCGGCTGAATGAGGCGATGCGTCGCCATCCGCGGGCCTTCAACGACCTCGTCGTCAGCATGGTCCGCGCCGGCGAGGAAGGCGGCTTCCTGGAGGACGTGCTCAAGCGCGTCGCGGCGTTCACCGACCACCAGGAGGAGCTGAAAGGGCGGGTCATCGGCGCGATGGTCTACCCGATGTTCCTGATGGGCTTCGGCGGCATCGTCGTCGCGGTGCTGATGGTGTACTTCGTGCCGAAGTTCGAACCGATCTTCGGGCGCATGGCCGAGACGGGCGATCTCCCCTGGGCGACCACGGCGCTGATGGCGATGAGCCATTTCGCCCAGAGCTACTGGTTCATCGCGATCGTGGCGATCGGGGGGGCGGGATACTTCGCCAAGCAGTGGATCGAGTCGAAGGAAGGCCGGGAGAAAGTCGACCGGCTGCGGATTCGCATCATCGGGGTCGGCCGCATCGTGCGCAGCCTGGCGATCGCCCGTTTCTGCCGGGTGCTGGGCACGCTGCTGCACAACGGCGTGCCGCTGCTGCAGTCGCTGCGAATCGCCAAGGACGCGACGGGCAACATCGTGATCAGCGAGGCGGTCAGCGAAGCGGCCGATCACATCACCTCGGGCAAATCGCTCGCCAGGCCGCTGATGGCGGGCGGGCAGTTCCCGAAAGAGATCGTTGAAATGATCGCCGTCGGCGAAGAGGCGAACAATCTCGAGAACGTGCTCATCGATATTGCCGAGTCGCTCGAGCGCCGGACGAATCGCGAAGTCGAAATGGTGGTCCGGCTGCTCGAGCCGATGCTGCTGCTGGTAATGGCGGCCGTCGTGCTGTTCGTCGTCATCGCGATCCTGCTGCCAATCCTCAACACATCGCAGATCGTTTCTTAG